A window from Candidatus Binatia bacterium encodes these proteins:
- a CDS encoding Do family serine endopeptidase: MLRRNTRGTVGALLAGFLLASIGGCASTPSSLAPRSVALPTGSSGVVGAFEEDRRGVLTLAPMLEQVTPAVVNISVRSRVQESNNPLLGDPFFRRFFGVPEDVEEVPGREVVSAGSGVIVDGAAGYILTNHHVIEDAEEVRVTLLDGRWFVARRIGSDPETDVAVLDIDASGLDQIRFADSDRLRVGDFVVAIGNPFGLGQTVTSGIVSALGRTGLIPEGYEDFIQTDASINPGNSGGALVDSLGRLVGLNSAILAPSGSNVGIGFAVPSNIARNVMRQLLEHGEVRRGRLGLLVQTLTPDLADAMDLPRGAGALVSQVSPDSPAGRAGIERGDVIMSMDGEAVRSSSDLRARVGMLPIGRQVTLTILHEGSKYVLPVTVEAR, encoded by the coding sequence ATGCTGAGACGGAACACGAGGGGAACCGTCGGCGCTTTGCTGGCGGGCTTCCTGCTGGCCTCGATCGGTGGCTGCGCCTCGACCCCGAGTTCGCTTGCACCTCGGTCGGTTGCTCTACCGACGGGTTCGTCGGGCGTCGTGGGCGCCTTCGAGGAGGACCGCAGGGGCGTGCTGACCCTGGCGCCGATGCTCGAGCAGGTTACGCCCGCCGTGGTGAACATCTCGGTGCGTTCCCGGGTCCAGGAGAGCAACAATCCGCTCCTCGGAGATCCGTTCTTCCGGCGCTTCTTCGGAGTTCCGGAAGATGTGGAGGAGGTCCCCGGCCGCGAAGTCGTGAGTGCCGGCTCGGGCGTCATCGTCGACGGTGCGGCGGGCTACATCCTGACCAACCACCATGTGATCGAAGACGCCGAGGAAGTCCGGGTCACCCTCCTGGACGGCCGGTGGTTCGTAGCGCGGCGAATCGGCAGTGATCCCGAGACCGACGTCGCGGTGCTTGACATCGACGCTTCGGGCCTCGACCAGATTCGTTTCGCGGACAGTGATCGGCTGCGCGTCGGCGATTTCGTGGTCGCGATTGGAAACCCCTTCGGCTTGGGGCAGACCGTTACCTCCGGGATCGTGAGCGCTTTGGGCCGCACCGGGCTGATTCCCGAGGGCTACGAAGACTTCATCCAGACGGATGCATCGATCAATCCGGGAAACTCCGGCGGTGCGCTCGTCGACAGCCTGGGGCGATTGGTCGGCCTCAATTCCGCCATTCTGGCGCCGAGCGGGAGCAATGTCGGGATCGGCTTCGCGGTGCCTAGCAACATCGCGCGCAACGTGATGCGCCAGCTACTCGAGCATGGGGAAGTGCGCCGCGGTCGTCTGGGCCTGCTCGTCCAGACACTCACCCCCGATCTCGCCGACGCGATGGACCTTCCGCGAGGGGCGGGAGCGCTCGTGAGCCAGGTTTCGCCGGATTCACCGGCAGGACGAGCCGGGATCGAGCGGGGTGACGTCATCATGTCGATGGACGGCGAAGCGGTACGGTCCTCGTCGGATCTCCGGGCGCGAGTGGGCATGCTCCCCATCGGCCGGCAGGTGACTCTGACGATCCTGCACGAGGGTTCGAAGTATGTCCTCCCAGTGACGGTCGAGGCTCGCTGA
- a CDS encoding glycosyltransferase family 9 protein: MRRFFRGPGGQRVGHATGRAGRQTFGRLLEALLPRAARVSLDEVRDVERVLVVRPNFRIGNTLMTNAIIPALRERFPGARLDYLAGDTTSKLLENLPIDAIHPMSRSYVAKPWEFVALFRRLRSERFDVAVEAGMGSFSGGLYSYLSGARYRVGIEGPGERFMNVLFPRPVCMHAYDDALEIGDALGMGCSDRPLYEVGADEAAAAVRVLDELGLVRAGVVQTFVAVFVGGHLHKRWPNERWAEFLRALDAAGMPFVVLLGPEEASLDGFYRTVIGTHGRILAPQPLRLFAAVLGQSGALVTPDSGPMHLGVALDVPTIALLTSEDSSFYEPRGPADRAVVAPGVAEALELVLAHPIVRESLADRA, translated from the coding sequence TTGCGAAGATTTTTCCGCGGCCCAGGGGGACAGCGCGTCGGGCACGCCACGGGTCGCGCCGGACGGCAGACCTTTGGACGTCTCCTCGAAGCGCTCCTGCCTCGCGCGGCACGCGTGTCGCTCGACGAGGTCCGTGACGTCGAGCGGGTTCTCGTGGTCAGGCCCAATTTTCGCATCGGCAACACACTGATGACGAACGCGATCATCCCCGCGCTCCGCGAGCGCTTCCCGGGGGCGCGGCTCGACTATCTTGCGGGTGACACCACGAGCAAGCTCCTCGAGAACCTTCCGATCGATGCGATCCATCCGATGTCGCGTAGCTACGTCGCGAAGCCGTGGGAGTTCGTCGCGTTGTTTCGACGGCTGCGCAGTGAGCGCTTCGACGTGGCGGTCGAGGCTGGGATGGGGTCGTTCTCCGGCGGGCTCTACTCGTACTTGAGCGGCGCGCGTTACCGGGTGGGGATCGAGGGCCCGGGCGAGCGCTTCATGAACGTCCTGTTCCCGCGGCCGGTGTGTATGCACGCGTACGACGATGCTCTGGAGATCGGCGATGCGCTGGGCATGGGGTGCTCGGATCGGCCGTTGTACGAAGTGGGGGCGGACGAGGCCGCGGCTGCAGTCCGGGTTCTCGATGAACTGGGACTGGTTCGGGCCGGTGTCGTGCAGACGTTTGTTGCCGTCTTCGTCGGCGGGCATCTGCACAAGCGTTGGCCGAATGAGCGTTGGGCGGAGTTCCTGCGGGCGCTGGACGCGGCCGGGATGCCCTTCGTCGTGCTCCTCGGGCCCGAGGAGGCCTCGCTGGACGGCTTCTATCGTACCGTGATCGGCACCCACGGGCGGATCCTTGCGCCCCAGCCGCTCCGGCTTTTTGCGGCCGTCCTGGGGCAGAGCGGCGCTCTCGTGACACCGGATTCCGGCCCGATGCATCTGGGCGTGGCGCTCGACGTGCCGACGATTGCCCTTCTGACAAGCGAGGATTCCAGCTTTTACGAGCCCCGCGGGCCGGCCGATCGGGCCGTCGTGGCGCCCGGGGTGGCCGAGGCGCTGGAGTTGGTGCTCGCGCATCCGATTGTTCGAGAGTCCTTGGCAGACCGGGCCTAG
- a CDS encoding TIGR03619 family F420-dependent LLM class oxidoreductase, whose translation MRFSYAESMCDVTHYAPLAQACEETGWTSFVVPDSVCYPKESDSKYPYTPDGNREFLEDKPFIEPFALIPWLGAVTKTLRFTTFVVKLPIRHPVLVAKSISSIAALTNNRLGFGIGLSPWPDDFRVMDVQWKGRGTRMNEMIEIIRGLNAGGFFEFHGKYYDLEAIKISPTPTEPIPMLIGGHSEAALKRAARLGDGWMHAGGDAEEMRGYLTRLKDLRREHGRENTPFEVHVISLDAYTLDGIKRLEDEGVTDVVVGFRDVYTGADIPLQDKLDALRGYADTVIAKA comes from the coding sequence ATGCGCTTCTCATACGCCGAATCGATGTGCGACGTGACCCACTACGCACCCTTGGCACAGGCATGCGAAGAAACCGGATGGACCTCCTTCGTCGTGCCGGACAGCGTTTGCTACCCAAAAGAGTCGGACTCGAAGTACCCGTATACGCCCGACGGCAACCGGGAGTTCCTCGAGGACAAACCGTTCATCGAGCCGTTCGCCCTCATCCCGTGGCTCGGCGCCGTCACGAAGACCCTGCGCTTCACGACTTTCGTCGTGAAGCTCCCGATCCGACACCCGGTCCTCGTCGCGAAATCCATCTCGTCTATCGCCGCACTCACGAACAACCGCCTCGGTTTTGGCATCGGGCTCAGCCCCTGGCCCGACGACTTCCGCGTGATGGACGTCCAGTGGAAGGGCCGCGGCACACGCATGAACGAGATGATCGAAATCATCCGCGGCTTGAACGCCGGCGGATTCTTCGAGTTCCACGGCAAGTATTACGACCTAGAAGCGATCAAGATCTCGCCCACACCGACCGAACCGATCCCGATGCTGATCGGCGGACATTCGGAAGCGGCGCTCAAGCGAGCAGCGCGTCTGGGGGACGGTTGGATGCACGCCGGAGGCGACGCCGAAGAGATGCGCGGCTACCTGACCCGGCTGAAGGACCTGCGCCGCGAGCATGGCCGGGAAAATACGCCCTTCGAGGTCCACGTGATCTCTCTCGACGCGTACACTCTCGACGGGATCAAGCGGCTCGAAGACGAAGGCGTCACCGACGTCGTCGTAGGCTTCCGCGACGTCTACACGGGCGCGGACATCCCTCTTCAGGATAAGCTCGACGCGCTGCGGGGCTACGCCGACACCGTGATCGCGAAGGCCTGA
- a CDS encoding ATP-binding protein has product MRSAYFSHSWTGVPFKRRLYRAPSGGLAARLGEVAGGARLLVRGKPVRAEVAWNGATIITDGLRLRQILHNLVTNAARAPTEGAISIGAPPHGDRCRFTVTDTGGGIPRERQDQIFTASEQVDAGSVEGIGRGLAMARQLAEVMGGEVTVHSAPGRGAAFIVDLPASAVRWSNPAQKATGAGLVATALH; this is encoded by the coding sequence ATGAGAAGCGCATACTTCTCTCATAGCTGGACCGGGGTTCCGTTCAAGCGGCGCTTGTACCGCGCCCCGTCTGGGGGCTTGGCTGCGCGCCTGGGGGAGGTTGCGGGCGGCGCGCGCCTGCTGGTCCGGGGCAAACCGGTGCGAGCCGAGGTCGCCTGGAACGGGGCGACCATCATCACCGATGGGCTTCGGCTTCGTCAGATCCTGCACAACCTCGTTACGAACGCCGCACGAGCGCCCACCGAGGGCGCGATTTCGATCGGTGCGCCGCCGCACGGCGATCGTTGTCGGTTCACCGTGACGGATACCGGGGGCGGGATCCCGCGAGAGCGCCAGGACCAGATCTTCACGGCATCAGAGCAGGTCGACGCCGGTTCCGTCGAGGGGATCGGCCGCGGGCTTGCGATGGCTCGTCAACTCGCCGAAGTGATGGGGGGCGAGGTCACCGTGCACAGTGCTCCCGGCCGAGGGGCCGCATTCATCGTGGACCTGCCGGCCTCGGCCGTGCGTTGGAGCAACCCGGCCCAAAAAGCGACGGGCGCTGGTCTAGTTGCGACGGCGTTGCACTAG